The DNA segment GGGCCGGCTGCCGATGTAGGCCGCAGGGGCCATGTTCGAGAACAGACCGATGACGGCCCTGACTTTCGGGTCGGTGGCCTCGGCGGCCTCCGCGAGGTCCGCGATGCGGCGCCCGCCCAGGTTGACCTGGATGGCCATGGCCTCGGCGTGGGTCGCCTCGCTCAGCAGCGCGTCGTCCTCGGGGATGTCCACACCGAAGAGCTGAAGGGCCTTGAGGCCCATCGCCACCGCCTCGTCGTATCGACCCGCGACGTGGCAGAGCTTCAGGCGGAGCTCGTACACCAGGGCCTTGTCGAAGTCGGTCCTCGCCCGGGCAAGGAGGAGGTCGAACAGGGCCTCGGCCTGCTCGAACGCGCCGCCCAGGTACTCGCACTCCGCGAGCTCGCGGAAGAGGGGAAACGCGAAGTCGTAGCGGGACTTCCAGGCATCCTCGGGCAGGAGGGCCGCCGCGATGGCGAGGAAGCCCTTCGCGGAGGCATAGGCGATGGATGCCTTGGCCTTCCTTCCCGCGAGGAAGTCGAGCCTCGCGAGCGCGTCCCTCTCCGCCGGGTCGGTGATGAGGGACAGGCCGTGGTTGAGCTGGCTGACGACGTCGAAGATGCGCTCCTCGATGCTCCGGGCGTCCAGGCTCGCCAGCAGCAGCCGCCCGATCCTCAGATGGACGCCCCGCTTCCTGGCGTCCTCGATGAGCACATAGGCCCCCTGTTGGACCCGGTCGTGCAGGAACGTGTAGACGTCGCCCTGCTGAAGCACCAGCCCTTCCCGGACCGCGTCCGAGAGCTCGCGCGCGACCTGCTCGCCCGATTGGTTGGAGATGACGGCCAGGGTGTGCAGGTTCGTGGTGTTTCCGACGCACGCGGCCAGCTTCAACACCTCCTGGGTGGCAGGTGGAAGGCGCTTGAGCTTGCGGACCATGAGGTCGACGACGTTGTCGGTGAAGCCCTTGGCGTGGATCTTCGCCACGTCCCAGCGCCATCGAGCGTTGCCGCGGTCGAACTCCAGCAGGCCCTCCTCGTGGAGCGTGGTGAGGAACTGGATGGCGAAGAAGGGATTGCCGGCGGTCTTCTCATGGACGAGGCGGGCCAGGGGCGCGGCGGAGCCGGGGGGGCAGCGCAGGGCATCCGCGAGGAACTGTCCCAGGTGCTCGACGGAGAGGGGGGCGAGGACGAGCTCACGGACGCGTGCGTCGGACTCGCGGAGGTTGTCGAGCGTGAGCGCGAGGGGGTGGGAGGGGCCCACCTCGTTGTCGCGGTACGCGCCCAGCAGGAGGAGGTAGCGGGTCTGCGGGTGGAGGACGAGCTCCTCGAGGAGCTTCAAGCTCCCGGAGTCGAGCCATTGAAGGTCGTCGAGGAACAGGGCGAGGGGGTGCTCCTTGCGCGCGAAGACGCTGATGAACTGGCGGAACACCCAGTGGAAGCGGTTCTGCGCTTCGAGCGGAGGGAGGGAAGGAAGCGCGGGCTGAGGGCCGAGGATGAGCTCCACGTGAGGAATGATGTCGATGATGAGCTGCGCGCTGGCGCCGAGCGCCTGTCGCAGCAGCTCCTTCCAGGCCACCACGCTCGCTTCGCTTTCGGTGAGGATCTGATCGATGAGCTCGGCGAACGCCTGGGCGAAAGTGGAGTACGGCACGTCGCGCCGGTACTGGTCGACCTTGCCGGAGATGAAGAACCCGCGCTCCTGCACGATGGGCCTGTGCAGCTCACGGACCAGCGAAGACTTGCCGATGCCAGAATACCCAGACACCAGGACGAGCTCCGGGGTCCCCTGCTCCACGACCCGCCCGAAGGCACGAAGGAGCTCGGTGCTCTCGGCCTCGCGGCCATAGAGCTGATGGGAGAGCTCGAGGCGGTCCGAGACATCGTGCGTTCCCAGGGCAAAGGGCGCGAGCGTGCCTTTCGCCTGCCAGTCGGACAGACAGCGCTCGAGGTCGTGCTGGAGCCCGCGCGCGGTCTGGTACCGCTCCTCCGCCAGCTTGGCCAGGAGCTTGAGGACGATGTCCGAGAGGACGCCCGCGAGGCGGGGAACGAGTGCGGAGGGGGCGAGCGGGGTTCGGGCAACGTGGCAGTGCACCCATTCCAGGGGGTCGCGCGCAACGAAGGGAAGGCGCCCTGTGAGCAGCTCGTAGAAGGTGACGCCGAGGGCATAGAGGTCGGAGCGGCTGTCGACGGAGCGGTTCATCCAGCCCGTCTGCTCGGGCGACATGTAGGGGAGCGTCCCCTCGACGAGCCGGGCGGCGCGAGGTGGGGGCTGCGCCCGGGGGCTGCGTACGGCGATGCTGAAGTTCCAGACCTTGAGTTCGCCACTCCCGGGGTCGAAGAGGATGTTCCCCGGATTGAGCTTCTTGTGGATGACGCAGCGCTCGTGGATGTCAGCGACAATCCCGGCCAGACGCACCGCCAGACGAAGGAAGTCCCCGACGGGCATGGGCGCACCCACGAACATCTCGAGCGGAGCGCCTGGGAAGTCCTCGAGCTCGAGCGCCGGCCGCCCCTCGAACGTCGAGAGGGCGAGCGGCTCGACGATGGCCAGGCCCGCGAGCGCACGACCTACCTCGTATTCCTTCCGCAGCCGCTCGACGTCCTCCGGGCGGCTGTACTCAGGCTCGAGGACCTTGAGGAGGATGGCGCGCCCATCAGAGGTCCGCACGGCGTGGTGGACGGCCGCCCGGTGCCCTGCATGGAGCCGGTCGCCCAGCGCATACGCCTGGAGCTCTGGTTTCATCATCCTCCCAATACCCCCAAGGTAATCAGGAGGGCCGGACTTCAGGCCTTCACCGGTCTGCCGCGCTCGAAGTGCCGCTCGAGGCCAGCACCGCAACCCGGTGAGCTTGCCGGGCTGCTGAATGTGGAGGCGGCGGGAATCGAACCCGCGGACTGGGGAGGACGGCCCCTTCCATGGGGAACACGACAGGCGCGAGCGACGCTCAGCCGGGATATACTGCCCCACGAGGAGGAACGCTCTTGAGCGATGTCCCCAGCGACGCGTCACACCGCCGAGGAGGCTTCATCGTGGGCGCAGCCCTGATGCAGGCGTTGGTGGCACCGTACCTGTTGCTCGCCGGGCTGATGGCCGCTGAGATGTCGGCGGTGCTGTCTGCGGTCCTGTTGGCCAGCGGGGGTGCGGTTGCCGTGGCCACCCTGTTCCTGTTCCGCCGCAGGGTCTGGGCCTGGCGCCTCTCGTCAGCTCTCGCGGTGCTGGCCTTCGTCGCGGGCGGGGCGTTGGCGTTCATGTCTCCCCACTGGCTGGGGGGAATTCATGCCGTGGGCGCAGCCATCATCCTGGCGGCCTTGTGGGCAGGCCGCCGCGCGGTCATGAGCCAGCGGGCACCGAGCTCCGCGTAGGGACGGCTTCAGCGCGAGTCGGTAACACAGAATGTCTCAATCCCTGTCGCGGGCACAGCAATCCCAGCCACAAGGATGTGACAGATTCAAACCAGACTTCATGGGGCACTCAGATACAGCAGCAACCCTGGCGCTCAACAAGCCGGCCACCGGCTCTACCGCCTGCAACAGCAGCGAAACGCCGGCCAAGGCGGTCAACGGCAGCGTCTCCGGGGGCAACACCGACAAGTTCTGCTCGTTGACCTCTCCGGCGTGGCTCCAGGTCGATCTCGGCTCGGTGCAGACGGTCAGCCGAAGGAACCGCTGGCGTGGGCTCCGTCCTCATCCCCGGGACGCCGTGCTCGCCGCCGCCTCCGCCGCTCACCCCGAGCGATTCCCGCGCGGCGCACCCAAGCCGCAGGCGCTACCCAACGCCGTCTGGATCAACAACCCCGCCCGGCTGGCCACCTCACACCTGAAGATGCGGAAGAAGGCTCGCGAAACGAGAGGGGCCGGGCCCGAAGTGAATCGGACCCGGCCCGGGGCTCAGTGAATCAACAGGGATGATGTCTCAGGGCGCCGCGACGCCGTAGACGGTGGTGGTCGCCAGCACGCTGCCGCCCGTCTTCGCCGTGCGGATGCTGAACACGTAGGACTGGTTGACCCCGATCCAGGTCGCGTCAATGCACGCCTGACCGGGGTCGCTCTCCTTCGTGAACAGCTGCTCGGCCGCGCCGTTCGCGCTGACCTTGATCCAGACGGGGTACGGCAGGCCCGACGTGTTCCAGCAGATCTTCGACGTGCCATGCGAGGCGCCCGCCGGGACGGTGACCGTCTGGGGCGTGCCCCAGATGTTGGCGGTGCTCGGGGTGGGCGAGCACGAAACCGCGTTCGGGCAGCCGCCCGCGCAGCCCGTGCTACAGGCGAAGCCGAGCTGGGTGTAGCCAGGAGGACACAGCGGACCGCAGACGATGAGCTCCTGCTCCGTCGTCTCCAGCGTGGACTCGGGCTCGACACCCTCTCCCTCTCCGCCCGCGCAACCCGCGAACACCAGGACACTGAGAACCGCGACACTTCCAAGGACTCCGCTCAACGTGTTCTTGAACATCCAATTCTCCCAGGGCTGGCGCAGAAGCGCCCCTCATTCGCAGGGGACCTTCCCCCACGAACAAGAGAGACACCGCGCGAGCGAGCTATGCAGGGAGTTCTCGCCTTCCGCTCGAGCCGCAACTTTCCCGAGGGCGCCACTCAGCGGGCCGGCCGCGGCTCGGGGTGCGGCGTCAACCCGCGCAGCGGTGTGTCCTGGCCGATGGCGATGAAGGGCGCCCAGAAATAGGGGTGCGGATGCTTCCGGCGCTGCGTCCTCATCGCCTCGCGCAGGGCCGTGATGCGCCCCTGCCCCGCCAGCAGGTTGCGGTAGTAGCCCTCCATGAGCTCCCGCGTCGTCTCGTCATTGACGCTCCACAGGCTCGCCACCACCGCCTCCGCCCCCGCCATCACGAACGCCCGGCGCAGACCGTAGACACCCTGGCCCCGCTTGATGTCGCCCAGGCCCGTGTCGCAGGCCGACAACACCACCAGCTGGGTGCCCCACAGATCGAGCCCAGCCAGCTCCAGGGCCGTCACCAGGGAATCCTCCCGGCGAGCTCCGCCGGGCCGCGCGGACTCCGCCCGTGCTCCCGCCAGCACCAGATACGAGCGAAGCAAGGGATCCGGAAGACGCAGCGATTTGTCCGCCTCGCTGAGCGCGCAGCATGCCACCACGGCGCGCGTGCCCACCCCGGTGGGGGCATCCTCTCGGAAGAAGCCGTGGGTCGCGACATGGAGGAGCCCCGGCGTGCGCAGCTTCAGCAGCGCCTCCTTGGTCGCCGCGCGGCCCAACAGCAGTTGCGCCTGCGGGAACAGGCGCTGGATGGCCTCCGCCTCCTTGCGAGCCCCGGGCAGAGGCGGGAATGGCTGATCCACCCCTGCCGTGCGCATGGCGGAGAAGAAGTGCTCGATGGCACCCGAGCGCTCGCCAGGGCGGGGCTCCACCAGCCCCGGGCGCCCAGCGAGTGGAGCGTCGAAGTCGGGGTCCGCCACGACGACGACCGAGCTCTCGGGGACAACGTCCTCGAGGCGAGGCAGCAAGTCCCTTCCCGAGGTGAGGTAGGCAAGCTCGAAGCCCTCCTCGAGGAGGTGGCGGCCATCGTGCAGCACCCCGAGGGGCACGAGGGAGAGCTGTCCATCCGTCGAGAGAAACAATCTCCTCGCCTTGCCGAGCCGCGGCACCAGGGGACGAAAGGCCAGCCTGTAGAGCTCCCTGGCAGCGGACTGGTAGTCGCTCACGTGGCGCGCCAGCACGCGATGCAGCCGCATGACGGCGCGGTCCACCGTCTCTGCCGGGCCCAGATCGACGGCTTGCGTGTGGCCATCCCCGAAGAGCAGGAGCGCGAGGTAGCGCGGCCCGCTCGAGCCCGGCAAGGCCGGAGCCGCGGGACTGGGGACGAGCGGGCCGTCATCGTAGGCCACGAACTCGACGAGCACACCGTCCTGGGGAAGCGCTGCCGCGACGCGGGCAACGAGCTCGGCGGGAGGTGGCCGCGTGACATGCGCCCGCAGCGGTGCCGAGCGCCGGGTGAGGTCGGCCTCCAGTCTGTCGCTCTGGGCAGCGAGCTCCTTGAGGTGCTGCTGATACTCAGTGGGCGGACGCGAGCCAGGCCCCGCGAGCGACTCCTCCGCGATGCGGGTCCGCAAGGCGCGCAAGAGTTCGAAGGCCTCGTGGTCCTCCGGCCCCAGGCTCCGAGAGACGATCTGGGAGGTGCCGGCGACCTCCTCGACGGAGCGTCCCTTGCGAAGGAGGGCGGCGGTCAGCGCGAGATGCCGGACACGTGCATCGTCCGGGTGAGCACGAACGAGCGCATAGAGCTGCTCCTCGCTCTTGCGGAGCAGACGCAAGAAGCTCTCCAAGCCTCGTTCGGAGAAGCCGAAAATCTCCTGGCGCAGATCCGCCTCGGAGACAGCCAATGCTCTCTCGAGGAGCGGCAGAGCCTCGGCAAGGCGCCGCTGCGCGAGGCGGAGGAGGGCCAGGTCGTGGAGCGATGCGGCGACGTCCGGGTGCGCGCCTCCCAGCACCGCCTCCCGGATCTCCAACGCCCGTTCGTGCAGCGGCTCGGCCCGCGAGTACTGCCCCTGGTTGAAATAGAGCCCCGCGAGATGGTGGAGCGAGATGGCCACCGTGGGGTGATTCCCACCAAGCGCCCGTTCGCGGATGGCCAGGCCCCGCAGGTGCAGGGGCTCCGCTCGCGCGAAGTCTCCCTGGCTCACGTAGACGTTCGCGAGCTTGTGGAGTGCCTCGGCGACGTCCGGATGATCTGGACCGACCGCCTGTTCCCGGACCGCTACGGACCGCGCATAGAGAGGCTCGGCCTGCGCGTAGCTGCCCTGCGCGGAGTAGAGGTTGGCAAGGCCGACCAGCGAGAAGGCGAGGAGGGGATGACTCTCTCCGAGCGTCGTCTGGCAGATCTCGATGGCGCGCAGTGAGAACCCCACTCCCCGCTCGTATTGCCCCTGGCGGTGGTACAGCTCGGAGAGCCCGTTGAGCACATCGACCAGCTCGGCGTGGTTTTTGCCAAGGGCATCTTCCTGAATCCCGAGCACGCGTTGATACAATGGCTCCGCCCGTGCGTAGTGCCCTTGATACATGGCGAGGCTGGCGAGGTTGTAGAGCGCGTCGGCGACCTCGGGATGCTTGTCACCGAGCGCCGCTGTCCAGATGGCAATGGCGCGCTGATACAACGACTCGGCCCGGGGGTACCTTCCCTGATGCACATAGGCATTGGCGAGGTTGTTGAGCGACCTGGCGACGTCGGGATGGTCCTTGCCATGGGTTGCTTCCTTGAGCGCGATCGCGCGCTCATACAACGGCTCGGCCCGCGCGTACTGCCCCTGCTTCATGTAGACGCTGGCGAGGTTGTTGAATGAGAAGGCGATATCCGGATGATTTCCGGGGAGGACCTTCTCCCGCACCGCGAGCGCTCGCTCATGGAGCGATGCGGCCCGCGCAACCTGGCCCTGCTGCAGGTAGAGGTTGCCCAGATTGTTCAGCGTGGCGGCGACATCGGGATGGTCCTTGCCGAGCACTTCCTCCCGAATCGCCAGCGCCCGCATGTACAGCTGCTCGGCCCGCTCACGCTGCCCCTGCTTCAGGAAGAGGGTCGCGAGCGTGTGGAGCGATTCAGCGACTTCAGTGTGGTGCCCACCGAAGGCTGCTTCACGAAGCGCGAGTGCGCGCTGAAGCAGGAGCTCGGCTCGAGCATAGCTTCCCTGAAACAACTGAATGGCACCGAGCAGATTGAGGCACCGGGCGACCTCGGGGTGCCTGTCACCGAGCGCGGCCTCTCGCAGTTCCAGCGCGCGTTCGAGCAACGGCGCCGCCTCCGCGTAGTGGCCCGCCTCCTTCTGCCGCAGCCCCTGCTCATAGGCCTGTTGCGCCTCTGCCAGGCGTGCGTCTCCCCCTCCCCTGTCCATCGTGGCGCACGCCGAGCTGCCCAGGAGCAGCAACACCGCCCTCAACAGGGCTTGCTGAAGGACCCTCTTCATGCCGCTCGTCCTGGCGGTGCGCCTCACGGAGAGCCTCGCGGAACGGAGGCCGGCTCGCTCTTCCCGTAGGAGCGATTTCGCAGCAGCACCGCCCCGGCGCGGGCCCCCTTGCGGAGCACCTGGCAGCGGTCCCCCTCCCCCAGGTCCTTCTCGCCTGGCTCGAAGAGCGCGGGACACTCCTCCAAGATGCGCTCCATGGCACTCCCATCTCGCGTCCGCGAGAGGCACCACGCCCCATCGCCCGTCCATGCGGCCTCGAATGAGGCCCGCCCCGGCTCCCAGCCCGCTGCCGCCTCCCTCGTCCGCGCCAGCACCCCCATGCCGTCGTACAGGTCGATCGGCGTGTCCTCTCGCGTGTGGCTGCGTCCGTTCCCGCAGTAGTCCGCGCGCGCCATCCGCGTGCAGGCCTGGTGCAGCTCTTCCAGCGAGTGCCCTGCCCTCCTGCCCCAAGGCTTGTAGCCCCACCCGATACACTTGGAGATCACCCCGTTCTCACAGGCAAAGGTGAACTGCCCTGCCTGCTCATGCCGCGCGCCCTGCTCATCCCATACGCCAGGCACGGCCAACGCCCGGGGCGAGGGCACGCGGTGGGTCGCCACGCACGGGTTCTCCCATTTCGAGCTCTCCGCGTTCCACACCTGGATCTGGTACCACATGACGCCCGGCTCCTCGGCGGTCGCCTCCGCACCGCACAGCGCCACCTCCACCGGCTGACCGTCACTCGACCTGCCCCACAGCACCGCGCCGACCAGGGCCTCGGGTTCACGCGCTGGAGCCACCAACCGCCCCTCTTCCAGGCGCACGCCTTTCACCGTCACCTCCCCGAGCCGCACGCGACCCAGCTCGACCGAGGCCAGGATGCTGCTCGTCTCGCTCCGCTCGTCCTTGCGTCCCGTCCCCCACAGCAACGTGCCCTGCGGCCAGACCTTGCGCTCGGGAGCCTGGGGCTGACAGGGAGGAACAGACACGGCCGCCCTGGCCCGGGTTGGCGCGGGTGCCCGAGCGGGCCCGGGCGTCGGAGCGGGCGCGGACGCCCAGGCAACCTCGGCAATCACGATGTATGAGAGAATCAGAAGGGGTCTCATCCTGGACGTCCTCGCGCTCGGCAACGCGGTCCGCGTGCCGTTTCCTGGGAAGAGACGCGGTGCAGCCGGGCTATGCAACCACTCGCCATCGGTGCTCACCGGGCCGGGAGCGAGGCGCAGGCGCGTACGCCAATCCGGGCATCTCGGAGCCTGGAGGTGCTGGCCTGGCGACTGGCCACCAGGGCGCCGGTCTCGCCGTAGTACCAGGCCCCCCCTCGAAGGACGATCTCCCCGAAGCCGCCCTGGGTGGGCCGGGTCATCTCGAAGGCATTTCCGGCCATGTCCTCGAGACCAAAGGGGCTGAGGGAGGACGGATGTGAGCCCACCTCGTCAGGCCCGTAGGCATCAGGCCGGAAGGCGTAGGTGGCATCGATGTTGGCGTCGTCCTTCTGGAAGCGGTTGCCGTGCGGGAACCTGCGCGCGTCCGCCCCCCTGGCCGCACGCGTCCACTCGAGCTCACCGCACAAGCGAGCACCTGGCAGCCGCCCGGTGCGGTCGAGCCAGGAGAGGTAGCCCGCGACGTCGTCGGCCGAGACGCCCAGGAGGGGAAAGCGTCGCCAGTCCTGCTCCGCGCGAGCCTTCCGACCTGGGTAGCGGATGGGCTCGCCAACGCGCGCGGTGAGGACGGCCCCGCTCACGAGATGGAGGGAGAAGCTCCAGGCTCCATCCGGCAGTTGCCGCAACGCCACGGCGCTGTCGCCGTTGAAGCTCGGCTTCTCGAGGATGCTCCGTTCGGGCGCATCCGCTGGCAAGGTGTCGAGGTACGTCAGCCAGTCCCCCAGCGTCACCTCGGTCCGCCCGATGAGATAGCCCTCCTCGAGGCAGCTCGAATGCAGGGGTGCGCTCTCCAGCATCGTCCGCAGCTCTTCCACGTCCGCGCTCCCTTCCAGGCTGCAACCGGGCGGAATGTAGACGTAGCCCTCGGGTACCCCCGTGGGGAGCCTGAGGGTGACACGCTCGTGCTCCCCTCGCTCGAGCAGGAGGGGCAGCTCGACCGGCGCATATCCCTCCCGCGAGATGCGGAGCTGATAGGAGCCCGGTGACGCGCTCCGCCACACGAGCGGCGTCGGTCCGAGTGACTCCGAGGGAGGCAGGGGCTCTCGCCTCAGCCTCTCCGGGTCGTCCACGTAGCGTGTGAGCTCGACACTCGCGCCTGGCGGCTCGGTCACCAGGACCAGCTCCGCGGGAGCATCGATCTCCTTCCGCAACGCCTCGCCCTCGACCGTCAACCGCCTGAGGCGCTGGATGAGCCGGGTGAGCTCCTCTCTCTGGTGAAAGCGCTCGGCCAGCAGGATGCGCTCATAGGTGAGCTGGATGAGGAGTTGTCGTGCGTCCTCCTGATCGCGGGCGCGTTCGAGGGCGTTCTCGATGGCTCGCTCCGCCTCCGCATAGGAGGCCTCGGCCTGCCTGCGCTCTTCGAGTGCCTGCCCCCATACCTCCTCGGCATGCCACCATCGCTCTTGTGGGTCCAGCGGCGCGCCCGGGTCACCGAGGTGCCGGCCCTTGAACAACGCCATCGCTTCCTCGCGGCCCTCACTGGCGCTCTGACCGTGCTTCTTCGCCTGGGCGAGAGCGCCCCTGGCCTCCGCCACCCGAGCGCTCACGAAGCCCTGGAGTTCCTGGTGCTGCCTCAGACGCGGCACGCCATAGAAGCCCGCCACGATGAGCACGAGGACCAGCGCGGCGAACCAGCGACGCTGGGACTGACGACGCACGGCGCGCCGGGAGGCGCGGAGGAAGTCCTGCTCCCGGGCCCCCAGCGTGAGGCTGTCGAGCGCTCTCGCCTCCTCCAGTTGACGCTCTCTCCACAGAAGGTCCTCGGCGCACCCGAGGCGCTCCCACTCGGCCCCGGCGGTCTCGATGCGCTGACGCAGCGCACGCTGACCCGCATCCTCGTCGAGCCATTGGCGCAACGTGCCCCAGCTCGCGATGAGCGCCTCGTGGGCAATCTCGTAGCTCGCCCGCTCCCCCGCCTTGCGCACATGCAGCAGGCGCCCCTCGACGAGCGCGCGGAGGGCGGTGCGTGCCTCCTCCGAAGCCGCGGTGAGTTCCTCCTCGCCGCGCTCATTGCGAGTGCCCTCCGCGGTGATGAGGCGCCCGAGCAGTCGGCGCGCGGCCTGCTGCTCGGCTTGGCCGAGGTGCGCGAGCACCCTGTCGGCATGACGCGACAGCGCGCCAGCCACTCCGCCCATCTCGTCGAGCGCCGCCCGGGTGATGCACCCCCTGGCGGCGTCGCGGCGCTCCCAGAGTTCAGCCAGCGCGAACTGGAGCAGGGGCAGACTGCCCGCATCTCGCGCCGTGGCCTCGACCAGGGTCTGGACCAGCGCCTCGGACTCGAAGACCACCCCCCTGCGGCGAGCGGGTCCGATGATGGCCTCGCGCACCCGTTCCGGGGAGAGAGGCTTGAGCAGGTAGAGCGCCTGCTCGACCACATCATCCAGCCCCGACAGCGCCCCGACCCGCGCGAGGAAGTCGCCCCGCACCGCGAGGAGCACTCGCACCCCCGCCGCCGGCAGGGCGAGCTCTCCCAGAAGACGCGCGAAGCGCGCCGCTTCAGCGGGCTCACTCAAGGTGATCAACTCCTCGAGCTGGTCGATGAAGAGGAGCAGGCCGCGCCCCTCCTGGTGGGCTGCTCGCAAGGCGGGCCCGAGCTGCTCCGGCGTCTCAGTGAACCAGCGCCCCAGCTCGGCCTCCGTGCGCTCCAGGACGGGTGCCAGTAGCGCCGCGAGCCTCGCGAGCGGACGGCGGCCGGGCCCCAGCGTCAGCGTGGAGAACTCGCGATACTCGCTGAGCGCCCCTTGCTCGACGCGCGGGAGGACGCCCGCACGACAGAGCGAGGACTTCCCCACACCCGAGTCTCCCGCCACGAGGACCAGAGGTTGGCGGCGCAAGCGCTCGAGCACGGCGAGGATCTCTCCGTCACGCCCGAAGAAGAGCGAGCGGTGCTCGGCTTCGAAGGGAGCCAGGCCCGGGTATGGATTCTCGGCGGGCAGCACGTCCGGCTCACGCAGACCGCCCAGCCTTTCGAGCTCGGCGCCGAGCGCGTCAGCCGAGACGAAGCGCATGCTCGGATCGACGGCGAGGCACCTCTCCACGAGCGCGGCGAAGTCGAGGTCGATGCCCGGCACGGCTGCCGTGAGCGAAGGCCCGCCTCCGCGCGCCAGTCCCTCCGTCGCCCCGGCTGAACCCGGAGCCGGAGGAGGAAGCGTGCCCGTACAGAGCTCATGGAGCACCAGACCGAGAGCATAGAGATCGCTCTGGGGCGTCGCCGCCCCCTCATGGAAGAGCTCGGGTGCCATGTAGCGCGGCGTGCCCACGGCGGCGCGTGCACCGCTCGGTCCCACCGACGCACTCTCATCCACGAGCTCCGCCAGGCCAAAGTCGAGCAGCTTGACCTCACCCTCCTCGGTGAGAAAGACGTTGGACGGCTTGAGGTCACGGTGCAGCACGCCCTGACGATGAGCCGCCGAGAGCCCTCGGGTCAGCCCCCGCGCCAGCCTGAGGACGCGTCGCCATGGCAGGGGCACGGCCAGACCCGCCAGGCTCTGTCCGGCCAAGTACTCGGAGACGAGATACGGATGCCCCCCCACCTCACCCACACGAAACAGGGTGACGACGTTGGGGTGCTGCAACCGGGCGATGGCGCGCGCCTCGTTGTGGAAGCGCGAGCGGATACGTGCGTTGGGCTGCTGCGCCGCGATGAACTTCACCGCCACCCGCCGATCCAGGAAGCGATCGTGCGCGAGATAGACGACGCCCATGGCGCCGCGCCCCAGGAAGCGCTCGAGTCGGAACTCATCGAACTCGGTGGGGGGAGTCCAGCCGACGGCCGGTGGCTCGGGGGCCGTCTCAGCCAGAGAGAAGTTCGACGGGTGGACAAGCTCCATGCGCAGCTCGCCTCGGACGACCGTGACGAAGAGCGCACGACAGTGCGGGCACTTCGCGGTGTGGCGATGGATCCGGGCCAGCTCATCCACTGTCAGCTGTCCATCGATCAGGCGAGCCAGGAGCTCATCCGTCAGACATGCCGACTCCACCTCTTCGGAAGAACGCGCCATCCACAGCTCGGAGGAAGACTGAGAATCGGGTTGGAACACCCGCGGCATTATCCTAGTCTCATCTGGTACGGCGGGCGTAAGTCAGGCGTGTGGAGCCACATGACCGAGTTCGAGAACTTGCTCCGTCGCGCATGGGAGGAGGGCCGTGACGCATGGCCCCAGGTGACGTTGCCCGCCGAAGTCTTCGTGCGCCACCTGTCCAGGGTGCTGCCCGAGGTCAACGAAGCGCCCTCGTCCTCGGAGCTGCTCGGGCAGCTGGCTCTCGAAGACCTCTACCTGGCTTGTGCCTGCGTCCACGGCGTGCCGGAAGCCACCGAGGCCCTGGAGCGCGACTACCTTGCAAAGCTGCCGGCGCTGATCGCGTACCTCAAGCTCCCCACCCCCATCCTCGAGGATCTGTGCCAGATGGTCCGCATCCATCTGCTGCTCGGCACCTCGGAGTCCGGGCCACGACTGGCCGAGTACACAGGCCGCGGAGCACTGCTGAGCTGGCTTCGTGTCATCGCCGCACGCATGGCGCTCAGGCTGGGCCCCCCGACCCGGGAGACCTCCGAGGAGAACGTCCTCGCGGCCCTGGAGAGCCTGCAGTCCCCCGACCCGGACGCGGATCTCGACCTCATCAAGCGTCGCTACCGCCCCATGTTCCTCCAGGCCGTCCGCGAAGCCTTCGACGCGCTGTCGAGCGAGCATCGCCACCTGCTGCGGCTCCACTTCGTGGATCGGCTACCGACGACCCGGATGGCGCCGTTGTTTGGCGTGGACCAGTCGACGATCTCGCGCTGGATCAAAAGCGCACGACAGGCCGTCTACGAGGATACGAAGCACCGCCTCAAGGAGCGCCTCCGCCTGTCCTCGCGCGAGTTCGACAGCCTCGTCACCACGCTCGAGAGCCAGCTCGACTTGAGCTTCAG comes from the Pyxidicoccus xibeiensis genome and includes:
- a CDS encoding tetratricopeptide repeat protein, translating into MKRVLQQALLRAVLLLLGSSACATMDRGGGDARLAEAQQAYEQGLRQKEAGHYAEAAPLLERALELREAALGDRHPEVARCLNLLGAIQLFQGSYARAELLLQRALALREAAFGGHHTEVAESLHTLATLFLKQGQRERAEQLYMRALAIREEVLGKDHPDVAATLNNLGNLYLQQGQVARAASLHERALAVREKVLPGNHPDIAFSFNNLASVYMKQGQYARAEPLYERAIALKEATHGKDHPDVARSLNNLANAYVHQGRYPRAESLYQRAIAIWTAALGDKHPEVADALYNLASLAMYQGHYARAEPLYQRVLGIQEDALGKNHAELVDVLNGLSELYHRQGQYERGVGFSLRAIEICQTTLGESHPLLAFSLVGLANLYSAQGSYAQAEPLYARSVAVREQAVGPDHPDVAEALHKLANVYVSQGDFARAEPLHLRGLAIRERALGGNHPTVAISLHHLAGLYFNQGQYSRAEPLHERALEIREAVLGGAHPDVAASLHDLALLRLAQRRLAEALPLLERALAVSEADLRQEIFGFSERGLESFLRLLRKSEEQLYALVRAHPDDARVRHLALTAALLRKGRSVEEVAGTSQIVSRSLGPEDHEAFELLRALRTRIAEESLAGPGSRPPTEYQQHLKELAAQSDRLEADLTRRSAPLRAHVTRPPPAELVARVAAALPQDGVLVEFVAYDDGPLVPSPAAPALPGSSGPRYLALLLFGDGHTQAVDLGPAETVDRAVMRLHRVLARHVSDYQSAARELYRLAFRPLVPRLGKARRLFLSTDGQLSLVPLGVLHDGRHLLEEGFELAYLTSGRDLLPRLEDVVPESSVVVVADPDFDAPLAGRPGLVEPRPGERSGAIEHFFSAMRTAGVDQPFPPLPGARKEAEAIQRLFPQAQLLLGRAATKEALLKLRTPGLLHVATHGFFREDAPTGVGTRAVVACCALSEADKSLRLPDPLLRSYLVLAGARAESARPGGARREDSLVTALELAGLDLWGTQLVVLSACDTGLGDIKRGQGVYGLRRAFVMAGAEAVVASLWSVNDETTRELMEGYYRNLLAGQGRITALREAMRTQRRKHPHPYFWAPFIAIGQDTPLRGLTPHPEPRPAR
- a CDS encoding ADYC domain-containing protein; the encoded protein is MSVPPCQPQAPERKVWPQGTLLWGTGRKDERSETSSILASVELGRVRLGEVTVKGVRLEEGRLVAPAREPEALVGAVLWGRSSDGQPVEVALCGAEATAEEPGVMWYQIQVWNAESSKWENPCVATHRVPSPRALAVPGVWDEQGARHEQAGQFTFACENGVISKCIGWGYKPWGRRAGHSLEELHQACTRMARADYCGNGRSHTREDTPIDLYDGMGVLARTREAAAGWEPGRASFEAAWTGDGAWCLSRTRDGSAMERILEECPALFEPGEKDLGEGDRCQVLRKGARAGAVLLRNRSYGKSEPASVPRGSP